Proteins encoded within one genomic window of Kaistia algarum:
- a CDS encoding DUF1254 domain-containing protein — protein MKRRTFLQIAAASAIVPILPARAADDLRPLAGQAFLYTYPMVKNYLSLYQYALEPGGSQYKGPLNTLNNVARVFTPADTGVITPNSDTPYSFLVMDLRAEPLVVTLPAIEPGRYYSMQLVDLYTQNVAYLGTRVDGNGGGDFLIAGPSWQGEAPKGVKRVVRLPTDLGLGLIRTQLFGPADIEQVKAIQAGYKVQPLSAYAGTLAPAAAPAVAWPPISDEAMGKDFWALADFLLQFAPPQPWEQEMRTGFGKLGLGAGTTWPPKNLAPETVAMMNDAAKSGTEELRQDVLKLTSSDGLFGTPEEMKGKYLERALGALGGIYGNSSEEALYPVYNVDGNGNVLDATQHNYALRFTKDTLPPVNAFWSITMYDGVTQFLVENPLHRYLINSSMLPDLKPNEQGEIVIYLQRESPGPELESNWLPAPNGRMSVVMRLYLPKPEALDGRWKQPPIEIRS, from the coding sequence ATGAAGCGTCGCACCTTTCTGCAGATCGCCGCTGCGTCGGCCATCGTTCCCATCCTGCCGGCTCGGGCCGCCGACGATCTTCGGCCGCTGGCCGGACAGGCGTTCCTCTACACCTACCCGATGGTGAAGAACTATCTGAGCCTCTACCAGTATGCCCTTGAGCCGGGTGGCAGCCAGTACAAGGGGCCGCTCAATACGCTGAACAACGTTGCCCGCGTCTTCACGCCGGCCGATACGGGCGTCATCACGCCGAATTCCGACACGCCCTATTCGTTCCTGGTCATGGACCTGAGGGCCGAACCGCTCGTCGTGACGCTGCCGGCGATCGAGCCCGGCCGCTATTATTCCATGCAACTCGTCGATCTCTATACGCAGAACGTCGCTTATCTCGGCACCCGGGTCGATGGGAATGGCGGTGGCGACTTCCTGATTGCAGGACCGAGCTGGCAGGGAGAGGCGCCGAAGGGCGTCAAGCGCGTGGTTCGTCTCCCCACCGATCTCGGCCTCGGATTGATCCGGACGCAGCTTTTCGGTCCGGCCGACATCGAGCAGGTCAAGGCCATTCAGGCCGGCTACAAGGTGCAGCCGCTTTCAGCCTATGCCGGTACGCTGGCGCCGGCCGCCGCGCCGGCGGTCGCCTGGCCGCCGATCTCCGACGAAGCCATGGGCAAGGATTTCTGGGCTCTTGCCGATTTCCTGCTGCAGTTCGCGCCGCCGCAGCCGTGGGAACAGGAGATGCGCACAGGCTTCGGCAAGCTCGGCCTCGGGGCCGGTACGACCTGGCCGCCGAAGAACTTGGCGCCGGAAACGGTCGCAATGATGAACGACGCCGCCAAGTCCGGAACGGAGGAGTTGCGTCAAGACGTCTTGAAACTCACCTCGTCCGACGGGCTCTTCGGCACGCCGGAGGAAATGAAGGGCAAGTACCTTGAGCGCGCATTGGGCGCCCTCGGCGGCATCTATGGCAATTCCTCCGAGGAGGCTCTCTATCCTGTCTATAACGTCGACGGTAACGGGAACGTCCTCGATGCGACCCAGCACAACTATGCACTGCGATTTACCAAGGATACGCTTCCACCCGTGAACGCCTTCTGGTCGATCACGATGTATGACGGCGTGACGCAGTTTCTGGTCGAAAACCCGCTTCACCGCTACCTGATCAATTCGTCGATGCTCCCGGATCTGAAGCCGAATGAGCAGGGCGAGATCGTCATCTATCTCCAGCGCGAGAGCCCGGGGCCGGAACTCGAATCAAACTGGCTGCCGGCACCGAACGGGCGAATGTCCGTGGTTATGAGGCTCTACCTTCCCAAGCCGGAAGCGCTCGACGGCCGATGGAAGCAGCCGCCGATCGAAATACGGTCGTGA
- a CDS encoding NAD(P)-dependent oxidoreductase, whose product MTAPKKITVIGGTGYAGSAIAREAAKRGHSVTSVSRSAPAEPIPGVTYVTSGVEGAGASITEADVIVGAFSPRGANRGALAKVYADLTKQAADAGARLVLVGGFSCLRRTAGAPRMLEGESFPPEVPAEVVAEAMENLDVLNNLLADTTGVDWLFVSPGMEFSAWQPGEDLGRYRIGDEVALFDENGKSTISGIDYARAVLDEIETPTRHRAQIGVAY is encoded by the coding sequence ATGACTGCACCCAAGAAGATCACCGTCATCGGCGGGACCGGCTATGCCGGCTCGGCGATCGCGCGCGAAGCCGCGAAGCGCGGCCATAGTGTGACCTCGGTCAGCCGGTCGGCTCCCGCCGAACCGATTCCGGGCGTCACCTATGTGACCTCCGGCGTCGAAGGTGCCGGCGCCTCGATCACTGAGGCCGATGTCATCGTCGGCGCGTTCTCGCCGCGCGGCGCCAACAGGGGCGCGCTCGCCAAGGTCTACGCCGACCTCACCAAGCAGGCGGCCGACGCCGGCGCACGGCTCGTTCTGGTCGGCGGGTTCTCCTGCCTGCGGCGCACGGCCGGCGCCCCGCGCATGCTGGAGGGTGAAAGCTTCCCGCCGGAGGTTCCGGCCGAGGTCGTCGCCGAGGCGATGGAGAACCTCGACGTTCTCAACAACCTGCTGGCCGACACGACGGGCGTCGACTGGCTGTTCGTCTCGCCCGGCATGGAATTCTCGGCCTGGCAGCCAGGCGAGGATCTCGGCCGCTACCGGATCGGCGACGAGGTCGCCCTGTTCGACGAGAACGGCAAATCGACGATCAGTGGCATCGACTATGCCCGCGCCGTCCTCGACGAGATCGAGACCCCGACCCGCCACAGGGCGCAGATCGGCGTTGCCTACTAA
- a CDS encoding Crp/Fnr family transcriptional regulator, with the protein MTIRKVEAAAIFFGTGWLSRQPPSFRTEVIERGHVEDFAPGDIVYRIGDVSGGIYGLMKGVLAISFAVTHGPPRFVQFGIAGAWAGEGPFLTGEPRRVEMRATTACTLFYLPIEAMQQMAARDPEAIRCFARITIGHFDILSRVINDLLISRADRRIASVLQRASELQAKTIPISQSALGEMANASRKQVNAALARFEKEGWISHNYRSIEVLDGAALFRYAQSNET; encoded by the coding sequence ATGACAATCAGAAAGGTCGAGGCAGCAGCCATATTCTTCGGCACGGGATGGTTGTCGCGTCAGCCCCCCAGCTTCCGCACGGAAGTCATCGAGCGCGGCCATGTAGAGGATTTCGCGCCCGGCGATATCGTCTACCGGATCGGCGATGTCTCCGGCGGGATCTACGGACTGATGAAGGGAGTTCTTGCCATCAGCTTCGCCGTGACGCACGGCCCGCCGAGGTTCGTCCAGTTCGGCATTGCGGGGGCATGGGCTGGCGAGGGGCCGTTCCTCACAGGGGAGCCCAGGCGGGTGGAGATGCGGGCGACGACCGCCTGTACCCTGTTCTACCTTCCCATCGAAGCCATGCAGCAGATGGCCGCGCGCGATCCCGAGGCGATCCGTTGCTTCGCGCGGATCACGATCGGCCATTTCGATATCCTGTCGCGCGTGATCAACGACTTGCTGATCTCGCGCGCCGACCGGCGCATCGCCTCGGTGCTCCAGCGCGCCAGCGAACTGCAGGCGAAAACCATCCCGATCAGCCAGTCAGCCCTCGGCGAGATGGCCAACGCGTCGCGAAAGCAGGTCAACGCTGCCCTCGCCCGCTTCGAGAAGGAAGGCTGGATCAGCCATAATTATCGTTCGATCGAAGTTCTCGATGGCGCGGCGCTCTTCCGCTACGCGCAGTCGAATGAGACGTAG
- a CDS encoding DUF1254 domain-containing protein, with product MKFSLSIAAVTALLSVPGLAVAAPVAVNSDNFTRAESDLYFTNTIDRYGFGKLGHERNVAPVDAQPIIRLNRDTLYSGGVFDLDAGPVTLTLPDPGDRFLSLQIIDEDHFTHGVYYGGGKHVLTRDDIGTRYVFVGIRTLANPNDPADLDKVHALQDAMKAEQSAAGSFAAPDWDAASRDKTRSLLLGLAALLPDTKGMFGARDKVDPIRHLIGTAMGWGGNPETEALYLNRTAPRNDGKTVYRVTVGDVPVDGFWSITVYNAKGFLEPNPLNAYSLNNLTAKKADNGDIKVQFGGCDGKIDNCLPVPDGWNWMVRLYRPHADILDGSWVFPDVEEAK from the coding sequence ATGAAGTTCAGTCTCTCTATCGCGGCTGTCACGGCTCTATTGTCGGTGCCGGGATTGGCGGTCGCCGCGCCTGTCGCGGTCAACAGCGACAACTTCACCCGCGCAGAAAGCGATCTCTATTTCACCAACACGATCGATCGTTATGGCTTCGGCAAGCTGGGGCATGAGAGGAACGTGGCGCCGGTCGACGCCCAGCCGATCATCCGGCTCAATCGCGACACCCTCTATTCGGGCGGTGTGTTCGACCTCGACGCTGGTCCGGTTACCCTGACCTTGCCCGATCCGGGCGATCGCTTTCTCTCGCTGCAGATCATCGACGAGGACCATTTCACGCACGGCGTCTATTATGGCGGCGGGAAGCATGTGCTGACCCGCGATGATATCGGCACGCGTTATGTGTTTGTCGGCATCCGGACGCTTGCCAACCCGAACGACCCGGCCGACCTCGACAAGGTCCACGCGCTGCAGGACGCGATGAAGGCGGAGCAATCGGCAGCCGGCAGCTTCGCGGCGCCGGACTGGGATGCGGCGAGCCGCGACAAAACCCGTTCGCTCCTCCTCGGACTTGCCGCGTTATTGCCGGATACCAAGGGGATGTTCGGCGCGCGCGACAAGGTCGATCCGATCCGCCATCTGATCGGGACCGCCATGGGCTGGGGCGGCAATCCGGAGACCGAGGCGCTCTATCTGAACCGCACCGCTCCGAGGAATGACGGCAAGACGGTCTATCGCGTCACGGTCGGCGATGTGCCGGTCGACGGCTTCTGGTCAATCACGGTCTACAACGCCAAAGGCTTTCTCGAGCCCAACCCGCTCAACGCCTATTCGCTCAACAATTTGACGGCCAAGAAAGCCGACAATGGCGACATAAAAGTCCAGTTCGGCGGCTGTGACGGCAAGATCGACAACTGCCTGCCGGTGCCCGATGGCTGGAACTGGATGGTTCGCCTCTATCGGCCCCATGCAGATATTCTGGACGGAAGCTGGGTATTCCCGGATGTGGAGGAAGCAAAATGA
- a CDS encoding LysR family transcriptional regulator yields MIDGFSLDQLRTFVAAADSGSFSAAGRQLGRAQSVVSQTIANLESLIGVTLFDRSARYPVLTKQGRALLEQARAVTSAMDQFKARARGLSDGLEPELSVVINVLFPTRVLTAAVAGFQMRFPDTPLRISVEGLGAVLELVLDGTCAFGIRGPIGGAHPDLSSEYLLQVGYQMVAAPSHPLAHCRGPIPTKTLGQYVQLVLSDRSKLTEDKDFRVFAPKTWRLYDLGAKHALLKAGLGWGGMPVEIIREDLDRGLLVPLEIADMTIATTITMSAIYRADAPPGPAGRGLIEELVKASSKV; encoded by the coding sequence ATGATCGACGGCTTCTCCCTTGATCAGCTTCGAACCTTCGTGGCCGCGGCCGATAGCGGGAGCTTTTCCGCAGCCGGGCGGCAACTCGGCAGGGCGCAGTCGGTCGTCAGCCAGACGATCGCCAACCTCGAAAGCCTGATCGGCGTCACGCTGTTCGACCGAAGTGCCCGCTATCCGGTGCTGACGAAGCAGGGTCGGGCGCTGCTCGAACAGGCCCGCGCCGTCACAAGCGCGATGGATCAGTTCAAGGCGCGGGCGCGAGGATTGTCTGACGGTCTCGAGCCCGAGCTCAGCGTCGTGATCAACGTCCTGTTTCCGACCCGCGTGCTGACGGCGGCCGTCGCCGGCTTCCAGATGCGCTTTCCGGACACGCCGCTGCGCATTTCCGTCGAGGGGCTGGGCGCTGTTCTCGAGCTGGTGCTCGATGGGACCTGTGCCTTCGGTATTCGCGGGCCGATCGGCGGCGCGCACCCGGATCTCAGCAGCGAATACCTGCTGCAGGTCGGCTACCAGATGGTCGCCGCACCCAGCCATCCGCTGGCGCACTGTCGCGGACCGATCCCGACCAAGACGCTCGGGCAGTATGTGCAGCTGGTCCTGTCGGACCGCTCCAAGCTGACAGAGGACAAGGATTTTCGCGTTTTCGCACCCAAGACCTGGCGGCTCTACGACCTTGGCGCCAAGCACGCTTTGCTGAAGGCAGGGCTCGGCTGGGGCGGCATGCCGGTCGAGATCATTCGCGAGGACCTCGACCGTGGCCTGCTGGTTCCGCTGGAGATCGCCGACATGACGATAGCCACGACGATCACCATGTCGGCGATCTACCGCGCGGACGCGCCGCCCGGGCCGGCCGGCCGCGGCCTGATCGAAGAGCTGGTCAAGGCGTCGTCAAAGGTTTGA
- a CDS encoding pirin family protein — MATHVSDIVQARRHSGGGIFSVNTIDLAQLGGLASPLALLDNFRVSGQPFGPHPHAGFSAITYVFEDSGVALRSRDSLGNDLEIGPGGIVWLQAGRGAQHQEVPAARGAELHGAQIYVNLSIRNKLAAPKTMYMLPGQVPEWRNEAGDRIRVLVGGFGNVRSPIEPVEPYSILDAFLVGNVAYPLASGENSVVYVLDGPLDVTVNDKVQRLSAETAIALSGTGEVRLSAAGGVAHALLLSGPALDEPVVAEGPFIMNDAAGIRAAYQRFRSGQMGLLEAV, encoded by the coding sequence ATGGCCACGCATGTGTCCGACATTGTCCAAGCGCGCCGCCACAGCGGTGGCGGCATATTCTCCGTCAACACCATCGATCTCGCACAACTGGGCGGCCTCGCGTCGCCGCTTGCGCTGCTCGATAATTTCCGCGTTTCCGGCCAGCCCTTCGGGCCGCATCCCCATGCCGGCTTCTCGGCCATCACCTATGTGTTCGAGGATTCCGGCGTCGCGTTGCGCAGCCGTGACTCGCTCGGCAACGACCTCGAGATTGGCCCCGGCGGCATTGTCTGGCTGCAGGCGGGACGCGGCGCGCAGCATCAGGAAGTTCCGGCCGCGCGCGGCGCCGAGCTGCACGGGGCGCAGATCTACGTCAATCTCAGCATACGCAACAAGCTCGCAGCCCCGAAGACGATGTACATGCTACCCGGCCAGGTTCCGGAATGGCGGAATGAGGCAGGTGACCGCATCCGCGTTCTCGTCGGCGGCTTCGGGAATGTCCGTTCTCCGATCGAGCCGGTAGAGCCGTACAGCATCCTCGACGCGTTCCTGGTCGGAAACGTCGCCTATCCCCTCGCCAGTGGCGAAAACAGCGTCGTCTATGTGCTCGATGGCCCGCTCGACGTCACGGTGAACGACAAGGTGCAGCGGCTGTCGGCGGAGACCGCGATTGCGCTCTCCGGCACGGGAGAGGTGCGCCTCAGCGCCGCCGGAGGGGTCGCGCATGCCCTGCTGCTGTCCGGGCCGGCGCTTGATGAGCCGGTCGTGGCAGAGGGCCCGTTCATCATGAACGACGCGGCCGGCATTCGCGCGGCCTACCAGCGCTTCCGGTCGGGCCAGATGGGCCTGCTCGAGGCGGTCTAG
- a CDS encoding isopenicillin N synthase family dioxygenase, translating to MSFHVPTIDISAYVEHRSEDERAEVAAALDVACTEVGFMQVVGHGVAPEIQAGLASALDDFFGLPLDEKKQYRVPDSNRGYSPPKSESLSLSLGVESASRMNDFFEAFNIGAEARSFPHLALDEGDYGINLWPRLPDFEDRVTRYFGEAQRVARTLTAIFADALGAGSHYFEAITDHSIDVLRMNNYALPPGTDISLDGDLTGMSEHTDFGIVTVLWADRVAGLQVLDRDGLWHDVMPAEGALLVNLGDLTARMTNDRWMSTLHRVKPPLVDGTIRRRRSVAFFHDGNADAVVRTLDHLLDLGDGLAYEPITVRDHVAAKLAGSRQGRKNLAAVREAGRVLASAGRQV from the coding sequence ATGTCGTTCCACGTTCCCACCATAGACATCAGCGCTTATGTCGAGCATCGCTCCGAAGACGAGCGGGCTGAAGTCGCCGCGGCGCTTGACGTGGCCTGCACCGAGGTCGGGTTCATGCAGGTCGTCGGCCATGGCGTCGCACCGGAGATACAGGCGGGCCTCGCTTCGGCGCTGGACGACTTCTTCGGCCTGCCGCTCGACGAGAAGAAGCAGTACCGGGTGCCGGATTCGAACCGCGGCTACAGCCCGCCCAAGAGCGAATCCCTGTCGCTGAGCCTCGGGGTGGAATCGGCGAGCCGGATGAACGACTTCTTCGAAGCGTTCAACATCGGGGCGGAAGCCCGGTCCTTCCCCCATCTCGCCCTCGACGAGGGCGACTATGGCATCAATCTGTGGCCCCGCCTGCCGGATTTCGAGGACCGCGTGACCCGCTATTTCGGCGAGGCCCAGCGGGTCGCGCGCACCCTGACCGCGATCTTCGCCGATGCGCTGGGGGCGGGGTCGCATTATTTCGAAGCCATCACCGACCATTCCATCGATGTGCTGCGCATGAACAACTATGCCCTGCCGCCGGGCACCGACATCAGCCTGGACGGCGATCTGACCGGCATGAGCGAACATACCGATTTCGGCATCGTCACCGTGCTCTGGGCCGACCGGGTGGCGGGGCTGCAGGTGCTCGACCGGGACGGCCTCTGGCACGACGTGATGCCGGCCGAAGGCGCGCTGCTGGTCAATCTGGGCGATCTGACAGCCCGCATGACCAACGACCGCTGGATGTCGACGCTGCACCGCGTCAAGCCGCCGCTGGTCGATGGCACCATAAGGCGCCGCCGCTCCGTCGCCTTCTTCCACGACGGCAATGCCGATGCGGTGGTCAGGACGCTCGATCACCTCTTGGACCTCGGCGACGGCCTCGCCTACGAGCCCATCACCGTGCGCGACCACGTCGCCGCCAAGCTGGCAGGCTCGCGCCAGGGCCGCAAGAATCTCGCCGCCGTGCGCGAGGCGGGGCGCGTCCTCGCCTCGGCAGGGCGGCAGGTATGA
- a CDS encoding NADPH-dependent FMN reductase, giving the protein MSKPKIAVIIGSTRPTRNADKPARWIADLAEKTGSFEVELVDLADYDLPLFNAPASDLWMPSPDPVAQKWQAKLAEFDGYIFVTPEYNHSITGALKNALDWASKPFIKKAAAFVAFGSVGGARAVEHLRMILVELQTANVRQAVHIGGGDFMAIMLGQKTWDDVLPQYERFTPELFENLLWWTEATRAQRAAEAAKAG; this is encoded by the coding sequence ATGAGCAAGCCCAAGATCGCGGTCATCATCGGCAGCACCCGGCCGACCCGCAATGCAGACAAGCCCGCGCGCTGGATCGCAGATCTCGCGGAAAAGACTGGTTCTTTTGAGGTCGAACTGGTCGATCTCGCGGACTATGACCTGCCGCTCTTCAACGCGCCGGCCTCGGACCTGTGGATGCCGTCGCCGGATCCGGTCGCCCAGAAGTGGCAGGCCAAGCTCGCCGAGTTCGACGGCTATATTTTCGTGACGCCGGAATACAACCACTCCATCACGGGCGCCCTGAAGAACGCCCTGGACTGGGCCTCGAAGCCGTTCATCAAGAAGGCTGCCGCCTTCGTGGCCTTCGGCTCGGTCGGCGGTGCTCGCGCCGTCGAGCATCTGCGCATGATCCTGGTGGAACTGCAGACCGCCAATGTGCGGCAGGCGGTTCATATCGGCGGCGGCGACTTCATGGCCATCATGTTGGGCCAGAAGACCTGGGACGACGTGCTGCCCCAGTACGAGCGCTTCACGCCCGAGCTGTTCGAGAATCTGCTTTGGTGGACCGAGGCGACCAGGGCGCAGCGTGCCGCCGAGGCAGCCAAGGCCGGTTGA
- a CDS encoding alpha/beta fold hydrolase: MSRPSFLLLHGAWAGRWVWDAVAPLLGAAGHAVVAPDLPGRPPWADGDGVTVNDMVDHALVALGGTEGPWIVVGHSGGGIVATMVAERLAARQPGSAAGLVYLAGMMLPSGMGFPEACTLAGAPSPQGIEPFLQPTADGLGTFVPPEAAEDIFFQCADPVYARAAAARLNAQRNTSWMIAPRWTAEGAGTVPRLYVEALQDRSVPIAVQRTMQRLVPGARIATLDTDHAPQLSCPDCVAEILLDFARGHSD; this comes from the coding sequence ATGAGCCGCCCGTCCTTTCTGCTGCTGCATGGCGCCTGGGCCGGCCGATGGGTGTGGGACGCCGTGGCTCCTCTGCTCGGCGCGGCGGGCCACGCCGTCGTTGCGCCGGACCTGCCCGGCAGGCCTCCATGGGCTGATGGCGACGGCGTTACGGTGAACGACATGGTGGACCATGCGCTTGTCGCGCTTGGCGGGACGGAAGGGCCCTGGATCGTCGTCGGCCATTCGGGGGGTGGCATCGTCGCCACCATGGTCGCGGAACGGCTGGCAGCCCGGCAGCCCGGCAGTGCGGCCGGGCTGGTCTACCTCGCCGGCATGATGCTGCCCAGCGGCATGGGTTTCCCCGAGGCGTGCACGCTCGCGGGCGCGCCGTCGCCGCAGGGCATCGAACCGTTCCTGCAGCCCACGGCCGACGGGCTGGGGACCTTCGTGCCACCGGAGGCGGCCGAGGACATCTTCTTCCAATGCGCCGATCCGGTCTACGCCCGGGCGGCAGCCGCCCGGCTGAACGCGCAACGGAACACCAGTTGGATGATCGCGCCGCGATGGACCGCCGAAGGCGCCGGGACGGTACCTCGCCTCTATGTCGAGGCCCTGCAGGACCGCTCCGTGCCCATCGCCGTCCAGCGCACCATGCAGCGCCTCGTGCCGGGGGCGCGGATCGCCACCCTCGACACCGACCATGCGCCGCAACTGTCCTGCCCGGATTGCGTGGCAGAGATCTTGCTCGATTTTGCGAGGGGCCATTCGGATTGA
- a CDS encoding DoxX family protein: MSNVANRTASPKPRQLGWQSGLWTAQVLLAVFYGFSGVLKTFMPPEALPAMGLNYATEIPVLLLRFIGISELAGAIGILLPALTRIKPSLTPLAALGFVAIQVLAIGFHIYRGETEVLPMNVIALAIAAFVVWGRTRKLPIAPRV, translated from the coding sequence ATGTCAAATGTAGCGAATCGAACGGCTTCGCCGAAGCCCCGTCAACTCGGATGGCAGAGCGGTCTATGGACCGCTCAGGTCCTGCTTGCGGTCTTCTATGGATTTTCTGGCGTTCTGAAGACCTTCATGCCCCCGGAAGCGTTGCCGGCGATGGGCTTGAACTATGCCACCGAGATCCCGGTCCTGCTGCTGCGCTTCATCGGCATTTCCGAGCTTGCCGGCGCGATCGGCATCCTTCTTCCGGCTCTGACCCGCATCAAGCCCTCCCTCACGCCGCTCGCGGCCCTCGGTTTCGTCGCCATTCAGGTCCTGGCGATCGGCTTTCACATCTACCGCGGCGAGACCGAAGTTCTGCCGATGAATGTGATCGCGCTGGCCATCGCTGCTTTTGTGGTCTGGGGCCGGACCCGCAAGCTACCGATCGCACCTCGCGTTTGA
- a CDS encoding carbon-nitrogen hydrolase family protein codes for MKGSARLAMAAACLFGLFAFGSVRAAEVKVAAVTFHPTDMAHNIPKMVAMASEAAKNGARLIVFPEMAATGYLYIDLAQEGANIDTIPGTATKALGAVAKTYGVYISFGLIERDAASGLVYNAAALVGPKGLVGKYRKNQLQPGFDNLFRSPGNLGFPVFDTEIGKIAMMICYDDSQLQSLLLPALRGADIVAYSVAALYIPKAERGSSSDHSTIASMATLPGWMGINVVGANGSGIDDVAEFDSQFIGPGGSTVWNTQGQVIASAPVTSWNNPAVEGITYADIDTAAPNPQRAFWLKHRRPELYADYNLFKGDFDSAANTVPAQVSALLVQYKPEQGAVEKNAAAIETLIAQQQQGYGLVVLPFNSFIGDAALTAETAKTLAEPIGGKSYTMAQGLAKKFRTYLMFSMPEVAGDKYYETAVLFDYDGKQVGLYRKAHLNDAEQGWATAGNELPVFDTDLGRIAVVLNDEARIPELADMYGLKRANMILVPVAYGEADYGGPVAIPQGLVPDESNRGMFVWYSMAKMSQAFTLVANYVTDKSGDTGRSALYSLVPEEGFFAPRMAPANKDVAYQVNFATNQNVPLWTSQSKKVIERRWDQALPLTLSAGSACFKAWQANSSSATLCQGQD; via the coding sequence ATGAAGGGTTCGGCAAGACTTGCGATGGCGGCTGCCTGTTTATTCGGGCTTTTCGCTTTCGGTTCGGTAAGGGCGGCCGAGGTAAAGGTGGCGGCGGTGACGTTTCACCCCACCGACATGGCGCACAACATTCCGAAGATGGTGGCGATGGCCAGCGAGGCGGCGAAGAACGGCGCGCGGCTGATCGTCTTCCCGGAAATGGCCGCGACCGGATATCTCTACATCGATCTCGCCCAGGAAGGCGCCAATATCGACACCATTCCCGGCACGGCCACGAAGGCTCTGGGAGCCGTCGCGAAGACCTACGGCGTCTATATCTCTTTCGGGCTCATTGAGCGCGACGCTGCATCCGGCCTGGTCTACAACGCCGCTGCCCTGGTGGGGCCGAAAGGCCTGGTGGGCAAGTATCGCAAGAACCAGCTGCAGCCTGGCTTCGACAATCTCTTCCGCTCGCCCGGCAATCTCGGCTTCCCGGTGTTCGATACCGAGATCGGCAAGATCGCGATGATGATCTGCTACGACGATTCGCAATTGCAGTCGCTGCTGCTGCCGGCGCTGCGCGGCGCCGACATCGTCGCCTATTCCGTCGCCGCGCTCTACATCCCGAAGGCGGAGAGGGGCAGCAGTTCGGACCATTCGACGATCGCCTCGATGGCGACGCTGCCCGGGTGGATGGGGATCAATGTGGTCGGCGCCAATGGCTCCGGCATCGACGATGTGGCTGAGTTCGATTCCCAGTTCATCGGACCCGGCGGCTCGACCGTCTGGAACACGCAGGGGCAGGTGATTGCCTCGGCGCCGGTCACCAGCTGGAACAACCCGGCCGTCGAGGGGATAACCTATGCCGACATCGACACGGCAGCCCCCAATCCGCAGCGCGCGTTCTGGCTCAAGCATCGCCGCCCCGAACTCTATGCCGACTACAACCTTTTCAAGGGCGACTTCGATAGCGCGGCCAACACCGTGCCGGCCCAGGTCTCGGCGCTGCTCGTCCAATACAAGCCAGAGCAGGGGGCGGTGGAGAAGAATGCGGCCGCGATCGAGACGCTGATCGCGCAGCAGCAGCAGGGCTACGGTCTCGTGGTGCTTCCGTTCAATTCGTTCATCGGCGACGCCGCGCTGACGGCAGAGACAGCCAAGACGCTGGCCGAACCCATCGGCGGCAAGAGCTATACAATGGCGCAGGGCCTCGCGAAGAAGTTCCGCACCTATCTGATGTTCAGCATGCCGGAGGTGGCGGGGGACAAATATTACGAGACCGCCGTGCTGTTCGACTATGACGGCAAGCAGGTCGGCCTCTACAGGAAGGCCCATCTGAACGACGCCGAGCAGGGCTGGGCGACGGCGGGCAATGAACTTCCGGTCTTCGATACCGATCTCGGCAGGATCGCCGTCGTGCTGAACGACGAGGCGCGGATTCCGGAGCTGGCCGACATGTACGGCCTGAAGCGCGCCAACATGATCCTCGTTCCGGTCGCCTATGGCGAAGCGGACTATGGTGGTCCCGTGGCCATTCCGCAGGGGCTGGTGCCCGACGAATCCAACCGCGGCATGTTCGTCTGGTATTCGATGGCCAAGATGTCCCAGGCCTTCACCCTGGTCGCCAACTATGTGACGGACAAATCGGGAGATACGGGCCGCAGCGCCCTCTATTCGCTGGTGCCGGAAGAGGGCTTCTTCGCGCCGCGCATGGCGCCCGCCAACAAGGACGTCGCCTATCAGGTGAACTTCGCAACCAACCAGAACGTGCCGCTCTGGACGAGCCAGTCCAAGAAGGTCATCGAGCGGCGCTGGGATCAGGCATTGCCGCTCACGCTTTCTGCCGGCAGCGCGTGCTTCAAGGCGTGGCAGGCGAATTCCAGCAGCGCCACGCTCTGTCAGGGCCAGGACTAA